One genomic region from Patescibacteria group bacterium encodes:
- the mraY gene encoding phospho-N-acetylmuramoyl-pentapeptide-transferase: MTAYFPVIKIFILTTLSFIVTILWTPALTHFLYKYKLGKKIRDEKSAPIFSKMHRGKSGTPTMGGLLIWITTLVLALVFFYLSSYFDSEILKQLNFLTRPQTLLPLGALVASALVGFIDDWLNVRGIGPNGGGLRMRHRLIIYTAIAMVATWWFYFKLDWDVVRVPFLGVFSIGLWAIPLYIFVVVATSFSVNEADGLDGLAGGTLLASFAAFGAIAFTQGKYDLTAFCGVIIGALLAFLWFNINPARFFMGDTGAMSLGVTLGILAILTNSILLLPVIGFIFALESLSVIVQILSKKIRHKKIFLSTPLHHHFEAIGWPEPKIVMRTWIIAGVTAVMGLIIALIDKGIT; encoded by the coding sequence ATGACAGCTTATTTTCCTGTTATAAAAATTTTTATCTTAACCACCCTGTCTTTTATTGTCACCATACTTTGGACTCCGGCCCTGACTCACTTTTTATATAAATATAAATTGGGGAAAAAAATCCGCGATGAGAAATCTGCTCCGATTTTTTCCAAAATGCATCGGGGGAAATCGGGAACGCCCACCATGGGCGGGCTCTTGATTTGGATAACCACTCTTGTTTTAGCTTTAGTTTTTTTCTATTTATCTTCTTATTTTGATAGTGAAATTTTAAAACAGCTTAATTTTCTCACTCGTCCCCAGACCCTTTTGCCGCTCGGCGCGCTGGTGGCTTCAGCGCTGGTCGGTTTTATTGATGATTGGCTTAATGTCCGGGGCATTGGCCCGAATGGCGGAGGGTTAAGGATGCGCCATCGTTTGATTATTTATACCGCCATTGCCATGGTCGCCACCTGGTGGTTTTATTTTAAATTGGATTGGGATGTGGTGCGAGTTCCTTTTCTCGGAGTTTTCAGCATAGGCCTTTGGGCCATACCGCTTTATATTTTTGTAGTGGTAGCTACTTCTTTTTCAGTTAATGAAGCCGATGGGCTGGACGGTTTGGCCGGAGGGACGTTGCTGGCTTCTTTCGCGGCTTTTGGGGCTATTGCCTTTACGCAGGGAAAGTATGATTTAACGGCTTTTTGCGGGGTGATTATCGGCGCCCTGCTCGCTTTTCTGTGGTTTAACATTAATCCAGCCAGGTTTTTTATGGGTGATACGGGCGCGATGTCTTTGGGTGTCACCTTGGGCATTCTCGCCATTTTAACTAATTCCATTTTGCTTTTGCCGGTCATTGGTTTTATTTTTGCCCTGGAATCCCTTTCCGTGATTGTTCAGATTTTATCTAAAAAAATCAGGCATAAAAAGATATTTCTTTCCACGCCGCTCCACCATCATTTTGAAGCTATCGGCTGGCCGGAACCCAAAATCGTGATGCGTACCTGGATTATTGCCGGCGTGACGGCGGTAATGGGGTTGATTATTGCCTTGATAGATAAAGGAATCACCTAA
- a CDS encoding NifU family protein has translation MDTKVKILEALNVLRPTLEADGGDIEFVSFDKKTGVVKVKLIGACQGCPLATVTLKNHVEKYLKKEVPEVKEVIQV, from the coding sequence ATGGATACAAAAGTAAAAATTCTAGAAGCCCTTAATGTCCTCCGCCCGACTTTGGAAGCTGACGGAGGCGATATTGAATTTGTCAGTTTTGATAAAAAAACCGGCGTTGTTAAGGTTAAATTAATCGGCGCCTGCCAAGGTTGTCCTTTGGCCACCGTTACTCTGAAGAACCACGTAGAAAAATATCTTAAAAAAGAAGTGCCGGAAGTTAAAGAAGTAATTCAAGTATAA
- the rpmA gene encoding 50S ribosomal protein L27: MSHKKAGGSTALGRDSVAKRLGVKLYEGQHAKAGSILVRQRGTKIHPGQNVKKGGDDTLYAAISGFVKFTRKQVHRFDGNLSLRKFIHVLPVKK, translated from the coding sequence ATGTCACATAAGAAAGCGGGCGGCAGTACAGCGTTAGGCCGCGATTCAGTAGCTAAAAGGTTAGGCGTCAAATTGTACGAAGGCCAGCATGCCAAAGCCGGAAGTATTTTAGTCAGACAACGCGGCACTAAAATCCATCCCGGGCAGAATGTCAAAAAAGGCGGAGACGACACTTTGTATGCCGCTATCTCCGGATTTGTTAAATTTACCCGCAAACAGGTTCATCGTTTTGACGGGAATTTGAGCTTGCGCAAATTCATCCACGTTTTGCCGGTAAAAAAATAA